A single genomic interval of Bacillus smithii harbors:
- a CDS encoding aspartate kinase — translation MKVVKFGGTSLASGKQIQKVLNIVISDPKRKIVVVSAPGKRFADDTKVTDLLIACARKKLRGEDATDWLEAVVERFASIAMDLEMSNDIVKEIRADLEERLRGYKGDPERFLDHMKAAGEDNNAKLIAAYFQERGIEARYVSPKEAGLIVTDEPGNARVLPESYKRLYSLREQSGIIIFPGFFGFSKNGDVVTFSRGGSDITGSILANGVKAELYENFTDVDAVYAVNPNFVSHPTEIQELTYREMRELSYAGFSVFHDEALIPAFRAGIPVNIKNTNNPSAPGTKIVNERETKNGPVVGIASDEGFCSIYIQKYLMNKEIGFGRKLLQILEDFGLSYEHIPSGIDDVTVILRENQLNQELEQAILHQIKEKLDADEVKIQHRLALIMLVGEGMRRNIGTTARAASALAKAGVNIEMVNQGSSEVSMMFAVKEEVERRAVQALYEEFFVSVPV, via the coding sequence TTGCATCAGGAAAACAAATTCAAAAAGTACTGAATATTGTCATTTCTGATCCGAAAAGAAAGATTGTGGTGGTTTCAGCACCGGGAAAACGGTTTGCGGATGACACGAAAGTAACCGATTTGCTGATTGCGTGCGCCCGCAAGAAATTACGCGGCGAGGATGCGACAGATTGGCTGGAAGCGGTAGTGGAAAGATTCGCAAGCATTGCAATGGATTTGGAGATGTCAAACGATATCGTAAAGGAAATCCGTGCTGATTTAGAGGAGCGGCTACGAGGATACAAAGGGGATCCGGAGCGCTTTTTAGATCATATGAAAGCGGCAGGGGAGGATAATAATGCGAAGCTGATTGCCGCTTATTTTCAAGAGAGAGGAATAGAGGCTAGATATGTTAGTCCGAAAGAAGCGGGATTAATCGTCACTGACGAACCGGGGAATGCACGGGTATTGCCGGAATCCTACAAGCGATTGTATTCGTTGCGGGAGCAAAGCGGAATCATTATTTTTCCCGGATTTTTCGGCTTCAGTAAAAACGGGGATGTGGTGACATTCTCCCGCGGCGGTTCGGATATTACAGGCTCTATTTTAGCCAATGGGGTGAAGGCGGAGCTTTATGAAAATTTTACGGATGTCGATGCTGTGTATGCCGTGAATCCGAATTTTGTTTCTCACCCGACGGAAATTCAAGAACTGACTTATCGGGAAATGAGGGAGTTGTCCTACGCCGGATTTTCTGTTTTTCATGATGAAGCCTTGATTCCGGCTTTCCGCGCCGGAATACCGGTCAACATCAAAAATACGAACAATCCTTCTGCGCCGGGGACCAAAATTGTCAATGAACGGGAAACGAAAAACGGACCGGTCGTGGGCATTGCGAGCGACGAAGGATTTTGCAGTATTTATATTCAAAAATATTTAATGAATAAGGAAATCGGATTCGGTCGGAAACTGCTGCAAATTTTAGAAGATTTCGGCCTTTCCTATGAACATATTCCTTCCGGTATTGACGATGTGACGGTTATTTTACGGGAAAATCAACTCAATCAGGAGCTAGAACAAGCGATATTGCACCAAATAAAAGAGAAACTAGATGCTGACGAAGTGAAAATTCAACATCGTCTTGCTTTGATTATGTTAGTGGGCGAGGGAATGCGCCGTAATATTGGAACAACGGCCCGAGCCGCGAGCGCGTTAGCAAAAGCGGGAGTGAATATTGAAATGGTGAACCAGGGATCTTCCGAAGTCAGTATGATGTTTGCTGTAAAGGAAGAAGTGGAAAGACGGGCGGTCCAAGCTTTATATGAAGAATTTTTTGTCAGCGTCCCGGTTTGA
- a CDS encoding CBO0543 family protein, which translates to MYLLLFTVIYLLIAIPMTEWTKWKKYYTTIQYYVICDLLYNFLFYDHTLWEYRSVETEWLNHTIIDLIFTFLIIPVAIYFYLSFLPEGKKMFVYITGWVILFEIIEFFFHQKGLFLYHNGWNAMWSFIFNIILFTMLRLHHRSNVKAIILTVPVIALLLWFFHPSFADLK; encoded by the coding sequence GCTGCTTTTTACCGTAATTTATCTACTTATTGCCATCCCGATGACGGAATGGACAAAATGGAAAAAATATTATACAACGATCCAGTATTATGTGATTTGCGATTTGCTTTATAATTTTCTTTTTTACGACCATACGTTATGGGAATACCGTTCTGTAGAAACAGAATGGTTAAACCACACAATCATTGATCTAATCTTTACATTTTTGATCATACCGGTTGCCATTTATTTTTATTTATCTTTTTTGCCTGAAGGGAAAAAAATGTTTGTGTACATTACGGGATGGGTTATACTGTTTGAAATAATCGAATTCTTTTTCCACCAAAAAGGGCTGTTTTTATATCATAACGGATGGAATGCCATGTGGTCTTTTATTTTCAATATTATCTTATTTACCATGCTTCGCCTTCACCATCGAAGTAATGTCAAAGCTATCATACTAACGGTCCCCGTTATCGCCTTGTTGTTGTGGTTTTTCCACCCGAGCTTTGCGGATCTTAAATAA